A single Aspergillus chevalieri M1 DNA, chromosome 3, nearly complete sequence DNA region contains:
- a CDS encoding uncharacterized protein (COG:S;~EggNog:ENOG410PZP7), with protein sequence MTRKPGIPGPKPGANPGKKRKQDKDLSKNPHTMRGRELLASKSDSEKAVIRRKNNDRAAFVSARLKLRASTSWQEATMEEQEILENSLKDQVMRERYEKGQSAQFFLDQLEGESIDSSVWETVDFENDTELCYHAQLDDIASHETIPTTETAKEAEAAQSSATGQLIKTLHTITWGHFQLSLLRNLASLDKKLKILGKMESCHDPLFYNGIPFCLKSILPEKVFLKEERAAWSIMSSISSNPWATLPGPADWWEGYSCQSLAKFWGFAPKEEAKALYRLGIYIIQNKEAPENAGGLIDEVMGLLELLP encoded by the exons ATGACCAGAAAACCTGGAATCCCAGGCCCCAAACCTGGTGCAAATCCAGGCAAAAAGCGAAAGCAGGACAAAGACCTGTCTAAGAATCCCCACACTATGCGAGGCCGTGAACTACTGGCAAGCAAGAGTGACAGTGAAAAGGCTGTGATACGTCGGAAGAATAATGATAGGGCAGCCTTTGTCAGTGCCCGTCTGAAACTCCGGGCGAGTACTAGCTGGCAGGAAGCAACTATGGAAGAACAGGAAATATTAGAAAATTCACTGAAAGATCAAGTGATGAGGGAACG ATATGAAAAGGGCCAGTCAGCCCAATTTTTCTTGGATCAGCTGGAAGGAGAGAGCATTGACAGTAGTGTCTGGGAGACTGTGGATTTTGAAAATGATACAGAATTGTGTTATCATGCACAGCTGGATGATATTGCTTCTCATGAGACCATTCCGACCACTGAGACTGCCAAGGAAGCTGAAGCGGCACAATCATCAGCTACAGGACAGCTGATAAAGACTCTGCATACCATCACTTGGGGTCACTTTCAACTCTCCCTTCTACGCAATCTGGCCAGTCTTGAcaagaaattgaagattcTTGGAAAGATGGAGTCATGCCATGACCCTCTCTTCTATAATGGCATACCATTCTGTCTCAAGAGCATTCTCCCAGAGAAGGTCTTCTTGAAAGAGGAACGCGCTGCATGGTCAATAATGAGTAGTATCAGTTCCAATCCATGGGCAACTCTCCCTGGCCCAGCTGATTGGTGGGAGGGATACTCTTGCCAGTCATTGGCAAAGTTCTGGGGATTTGCACCTAAAGAAGAGGCAAAGGCACTCTATCGACTTGGAATCTACATTATACAAAACAAGGAGGCACCAGAAAATGCAGGAGGGCTTATTGATGAGGTAATGGGGCTACTAGAGCTTTTGCCTTGA
- a CDS encoding uncharacterized protein (COG:S;~EggNog:ENOG410PYU2): protein MSRILTFATTNIPASTIRQLQEESTIPEYAFNLFCFIHTPDQEEVQVKGTPPAEDIVTGFEGQSEAQIRQYFHQFLAQRGTMGKITRVWFAVLDARSAAQSTIVLHHSMKKSLWDEIHAEVPETPIPGQHEICDDGNIWWKWRVAFRYAWAAWNSISSCDFEVLELYSRPEYLGSDGVVDAETCDKIVNGIAKDPKGLV, encoded by the exons ATGTCGCGTATCCTCACATTTGCAACAACAAATATACCCGCGAGC ACTATCAGACAACTCCAAGAAGAGAGCACCATTCCAGAATATGCATTTAATCTCTTCTGCTTCATACATACCCCCGACCAAGAAGAGGTGCAAGTAAAGGGAACCCCTCCTGCTGAAGATATCGTGACTGGTTTCGAAGGCCAGAGTGAGGCGCAAATTCGCCAATATTTTCACCAATTTCTCGCACAGAGGGGCACAATGGGCAAGATCACAAGGGTTTGGTTCGCTGTGCTAGATGCCCGATCAGCTGCACAATCTACGATTGTTTTGCATCACAGCATGAAAAAATCGCTCTGGGATGAAATCCATGCAGAGGTCCCCGAAACGCCCATCCCGGGGCAACATGAAATCTGTGATGATGGCAATATCTGGTGGAAATGGAGGGTAGCGTTCCGGTACGCCTGGGCAGCTTGGAATTCAATTTCCAGTTGTGATTTCGAGGTCTTGGAGCTGTATTCGCGACCAGAATATTTGGGCTCAGACGGAGTTGTTGATGCTGAGACTTGTGATAAGATTGTGAATGGGATAGCAAAGGATCCAAAGGGATTGGTCTAG
- a CDS encoding CVNH domain-containing protein (COG:S;~EggNog:ENOG410PTDJ;~InterPro:IPR011058,IPR036673;~PFAM:PF08881): MSFSQSSDDIRIEFEDDATVLYAVAADAEGNPCDARIVLDDEIGNSDGWFTRSDSRFTESSQEIRLDFREDGVWLVGHLPCADGSYREDQGINLDKHIGNNNGELIWIPIDCVEE, translated from the exons ATGTCCTTTTCCCAATCCTCTGACGATATCCGTATCGAATTCGAAGACGACGCAACCGTCCTCTACGCCGTGGCCGCTGACGCTGAGGGCAACCCGTGTGACGCCCGGATCGTTCTTGATGACGAGATCGGAAATTCTGACG GCTGGTTCACCCGCTCCGATAGCAGATTTACTGAATCGTCTCAGGAAATCCGGCTAGATTTCCGTGAGGATGGCGTTTGGTTAGTTGGGCATTTACCTTGTGCCGATGGGAGCTACCGCGAGGACCAGGGGATTAACCTAGACAAACATATTGGGAATAACAACGGCGAGCTCATTTGGATT CCCATTGACTGCGTGGAGGAATAA
- a CDS encoding uncharacterized protein (COG:S;~EggNog:ENOG410Q264;~InterPro:IPR029476;~SECRETED:SignalP(1-20)), whose translation MQLQTIIALCLYAGAQQAVAAPVDRDNEVAARDLEARASPGESNANPIKASVNVQGQNQLPFDADCYAILCKGADRILQRDSDETNPNRKDSGVTKTFSGGSGSGPFRNPQKANVKVPAPKSSWDSGNPFVSPEEFPFASTTQGGNGAFLVPVNQASQNSQGGAINAMYEKYDIDTADCGTASWFELSFTGSLGPYCKALMAGMTSSDPICQKNAKDAVGDWGFDVGEYVYKYDGHSYRAAGKQ comes from the exons ATGCAGCTTCAAACCATCATTGCCCTCTGTCTCTATGCTGGCGCCCAGCAAGCTGTGGCAGCTCCTGTGGACAGAGACAACGAAGTGGCTGCCCGTGATCTTGAAGCCCGGGCAAGCCCAGGCGAAAGCAATGCCAACCCCATCAAGGCCTCTGTCAACGTTCAGGGCCAGAATCAACTACCATTTGACGCTGACTGCTATGCCATTCTCTGCAAGGGCGCTGACCGTATCCT CCAGCGTGACAGCGACGAGACGAATCCAAACCGGAAGGATAGCGGTGTTACAAAGACATTTTCGGGAGGCAGCGGCTCGGGCCCTTTTAGGAACCCTCAGAAGGCCAATGTCAAAGTTCCAGCTCCCAAGTCGTCGTGGGACTCTGGTAACCCATTTGTGTCTCCTGAAGAATTCCCTTTTGCCTCGACCACACAGGGAGGAAACGG AGCATTCTTAGTGCCCGTGAACCAAGCGTCCCAGAATTCCCAGGGCGGTGCTATCAACGCAATGTACGAAAAGTACGATATTGACACGGCAGACTGTGGTACGGCGAGCTGGTTTGAACTCTCTTTCACCGGCTCACTTGG TCCTTACTGCAAGGCCCTTATGGCCGGAATGACAAGCTCAGATCCCATCTGCCAAAAGAATGCCAAGGACGCTGTAGGTGACTGGGGCTTTGATGTTGGCGAGTATGTCTACAAGTACGACGGCCACTCCTACAGAGCAGCTGGCAAGCAATAG
- the HHT1_3 gene encoding histone H3.1 (COG:B;~EggNog:ENOG410PN02;~InterPro:IPR007125,IPR009072,IPR000164;~PFAM:PF00125;~go_component: GO:0000786 - nucleosome [Evidence IEA];~go_function: GO:0003677 - DNA binding [Evidence IEA];~go_function: GO:0046982 - protein heterodimerization activity [Evidence IEA]) yields the protein MARATATARKSTGGRASRKRLGAKAARKTPAKKKGTRKFKPGTIALREIRRYQKGHELLLPKTPFRRVVQEITSEMMFEKDYRFQSSALDALQEISEAFLVNEFEMTNLCAIHARRVTIQARDMQLVRRLRKHMGLDPVGTV from the exons atggcTCGTGCCACTGCAACTGCTCGCAAGTCAACTGGAGGAAGAGCTTCCCGCAAACGTTTGGGTGCAAAAGCAGCCAGAAAGACCccagccaagaagaagggtaCCAGAAAGTTCAAGCCTGGCA CTATTGCTCTGCGTGAAATCCGTCGTTACCAGAAAGGCCATGAACTTTTGCTCCCCAAGACCCCCTTTCGACGTGTCGTGCAGGAGATCACCAGTGAGATGATGTTTGAAAAAGACTATCGCTTTCAGTCCAGCGCCCTGGACGCACTGCAAGAAATAAGTGAGGCGTTCCTCGTAAATGAATTTGAGA TGACAAACCTATGTGCCATCCATGCCAGGCGTGTCACCATACAGGCTAGAGACATGCAGCTGGTCCGGCGACTGCGGAAGCATATGGGCCTAGATCCTGTTGGAACTGTGTAG